From a region of the Mytilus galloprovincialis chromosome 3, xbMytGall1.hap1.1, whole genome shotgun sequence genome:
- the LOC143068231 gene encoding serine/threonine-protein kinase ULK4-like isoform X2, whose protein sequence is MENFVLYEELGRGESSIIYKGRRKGTIHFVAIHCIEKCKRAEVTNTVRMTHDISHTNVVKFYEWYETSNHLWLVVELCTGGSLEMLTQQDKYLPESSVRTFGIDLVTGIHYIHSLGILFCDLRPSKILLDGSGILKYADFGLSKVEGENLEELFEKFSEAGGGEEDGTTPRKYKTQGSATYMAPEVLQGADCTIASDLWSLGVVFYECFTGHPPFLAESFQQLKDKIINKDMPVPKVKGTRFSAKPSPDFLNLLESLMQKDPDKRLGWPGLVTHPFWQDKCSHLAKDLVLSQEVQGSTIATTRSSVFIDGTGSVLGKVKTLDTGKSTERPVSNLDLLDVTRPGSTMGDYMRPKTAPGSEGGENLFTLSARPHTSVAPDERVGTPHKPTQSPLSTREPIGATPDQSEATDSRNEILDLIYHPSDFQVSQIVDNSKIQKPTTAKYDSKILPVPPYSVEKLNSMSEKEWTKHVKSIVECLSIGEKGPPSQKRIHLLHYLTGISTNSMVATALVKQGILTSLCKVVKDTTHLDVKGKAARVIGLLSYNTADLDESVNLSEPLTILTECIRENAKNAKLKQTLLPALGEILYLVATQEQTRHSPVENWNVPSMTYTVVTRSCREGEDVTVHHIAAKIVENVVVTTGYHAQKFVTNEMGQALWFIFKHSTVDSLRITAISALCRITKQNPNVFQSVIDTVGVTTILSTLSFGITRIQQAIVTMFGVLIASGSFINRLVQDKDFLQKLLRLLDSPSTVIRAKAFVVIHEVVKNNFDMLLQCCQLRLVMYIERDSRRQTPRDKKAEGGTEAGEYMGQCLEFLINYVVEILPAVFKEILTSLDAVNGRKHPNAVQAKQLKGTLPLISIVLHLVTSPVFRPRIMCVEFIKNLSTLLSHVKSIETGETNIEAANGSITASEFVNTSMSVLEGLSQHPVILAEYSEVILEKILPTLADLIGSQNGDTRALSLRLFTEVASVYLSQDQFGVGDVKVNTSLLHKTIGDNLLPQFEQILLDQDPLPAYGLKLLLALLEQNPAFIKQFEQLGLVSVIFQVLLDHQQNPLNSAMQSIAGIINCLVSHKETNMQELYEQGLIDYFTTLIFEVSAVCFEGDEHGGDSKTAVVMLQMLLDTLNSIFKYVSDVVRKALQSKKSGGEAGNKEAEDAEMLLLNNKPLTDLTSLLTQLLCHEDTDIHDLSTKCISLLVQLFGGENKDSLSPENMDYYRKALQKADAKKQKVLLRIIKRLLSTEKAHIDMMKQHGDVLANTIKNLVQTGTSHADVALSSLAGEILKMTGYLK, encoded by the exons ATGGAAAATTTTGTACTTTATGAAGAGCTTGGACGTGGAGAAAGTTCCATCATTTATAAGGGAAGAAGAAAAGGAACCATACATTTTGTTGCAATTCATTGTATTGAGAAATGTAAACGTGCAGAAGTTACCAATACT GTTCGTATGACTCATGATATAAGCCATACTAATGTTGTAAAGTTTTATGAATGGTATGAGACTAGTAATCACCTATGGTTGGTAGTAGAACTTTGTACTGGTGGCAGTCTGGAGATGTTAACACAACAAGACAAATATCTGCCAGAAAGTTCCGTCAGAACATTTGGTATAGACTTAGTGACAGGGATACATTACATACATTCACTGGGAATACTTTTCTGTGATCTCCGACCTTCCAAG ATATTGTTGGATGGTTCAGGTATTTTAAAGTATGCAGATTTTGGCTTGTCAAAAGTTGAAGGTGAAAATTTAGAGGAATTATTTGAGAAATTTTCAGAAGCAGGAGGTGGAGAAGAAGATGGGACAACTCcaagaaaatacaaaacacaag GATCTGCTACATACATGGCACCAGAAGTATTACAGGGTGCAGATTGTACTATTGCAAGTGATCTATGGTCTCTTGGTGTGGTTTTCTATGAATGTTTTACAG GTCATCCTCCGTTTCTAGCAGAATCATTCCaacaattaaaagacaaaatcatAAATAAAGACATGCCAGTACCTAAAGTTAAAG GTACCAGATTTTCAGCTAAACCATCACCAGATTTCCTGAATTTATTGGAGAGTTTAATGCAAAAAGACCCTGATAAAAG ATTGGGGTGGCCTGGTTTAGTAACACATCCATTTTGGCAGGACAAATGCAGCCATCTAGCCAAAGATTTAGTTTTATCACAGGAGGTCCAAGGCAGTACAATAGCTACAACCAGGAGTAGTGTGTTTATAGATGGCACAGGGTCAGTTCTTGGTAAAGTGAAAACTCTTGATACTGGGAAGAGCACAGAAAGACCTGTATCTAATTTGGATTTGTTGGATGTAACAAGACCAG GTTCAACAATGGGAGATTACATGAGGCCTAAGACAGCCCCAGGATCAGAAGGTGGAGAAAATTTATTTACACTCAG TGCAAGACCACATACATCAGTAGCTCCAGATGAGAGAGTAGGAACTCCCCATAAACCAACCCAGTCACCATTATCTACCAGAGAACCTATAGGGGCCACACCAGATCAGAGTGAGGCTACAGATTCTAGAAATGAAATTCTAGATCTTATATATCACCCAAGTGACTTCCAAGTCTCACAGATAGTTGACAATTCAAAG ATACAGAAACCAACTACAGCAAAATATGATTCAAAGATATTACCTGTACCTCCATACTCAG TTGAAAAACTAAATTCCATGTCAGAAAAAGAATGGACAAAACATGTTAAGAGTATAGTAGAATGTTTAAGTATTGGTGAGAAAGGTCCTCCTTCACAGAAAAGAATACATCTGTTGCACTATCTGACTGGTATATCTACAAATTCTATGGTGGCCACAGCTCTTGTCAAACAAGGGATTCTTACTAGCCTCTGCAAAGTTGTAAAGGATACAACACATTTAGATGT GAAGGGAAAAGCAGCTAGAGTAATTGGTTTACTATCCTACAACACTGCTGATTTAGACGAAAGTGTTAACTTGTCTGAA cCTTTGACAATCCTCACAGAATGTATACgagaaaatgcaaaaaatgcCAAGTTGAAACAGACACTATTACCTGCACTTGGTGAAATACTTTATTTAGTAGCAACACAG gaACAAACTAGACATTCCCCTGTTGAGAACTGGAATGTACCTAGTATGACATACACAGTAGTAACCAGGTCATGCAGAGAAGGG GAGGATGTTACAGTACACCATATTGCTGctaaaattgttgaaaatgttGTTGTAACAACTGGATATCATGCACAG AAATTTGTGACAAATGAAATGGGACAAGCATTATGGTTTATATTCAAACATTCCACAGTGGATTCCTTACGGATTACTGCAATATCA GCTTTATGTAGGATAACAAAGCAGAATCCCAATGTATTCCAGAGTGTAATAGACACAGTAGGAGTAACAACCATATTATCAACATTATCATTTGGTATCACACGAATACAGCAGGCTATAGTAACAATGTTTGGTGTCCTGATAGCCTCTGGTTCTTTCATTAATAGACTGGTACAAGACAAG gATTTCCTACAGAAATTATTGAGGTTATTAGACAGTCCATCCACAGTTATCCGAGCCAAAGCATTTGTTGTGATCCATGAAGTTGTaaagaataattttgatatgtTATTACAGTGTTGTCAGCTAAG ATTAGTGATGTATATAGAGAGAGATAGTAGACGTCAAACACCAAGAGATAAGAAAGCAGAAGGTGGTACAGAAGCTGGAGAATATATGGGCCAGTGTCTAGAATTCCTGATCAATTATGTAGTAGAAATTCTACCTGCTGTATTTA AAGAAATACTAACATCACTTGATGCAGTGAATGGAAGAAAACATCCCAATGCTGTACAAGCTAAACAACTAAAGGGAACTCTACCATTGATTAGTATTGTACTTCATCTGGTTACAAGTCCT gtaTTCAGGCCAAGAATTATGTGTGTAGAATTTATCAAGAATTTATCTACATTGTTGTCTCATGTGAAGAGTATTGAAACAGGGGAGACAAATATTGAGGCTGCTAATG GTTCCATAACAGCTAGTGAGTTTGTCAACACCAGTATGTCTGTACTGGAAGGTTTGTCTCAACACCCAGTCATATTAGCAGAATATAGTGAAGTCATACTGGAGAAAATACTGCCTACATTAGCTGATCTCATTGGTAGTCAGAATG GGGATACAAGAGCTCTGTCATTGAGGCTATTTACTGAGGTGGCATCAGTTTACCTTAGTCAGGACCAGTTTGGTGTCGGAGATGTTAAAGTTAATACATCTTTACTTCATAAGACCATCGGTGATAACCTTTTACCGCA GTTTGAACAGATTTTGTTGGACCAAGATCCATTGCCAGCATATGGTTTAAAACTTTTGTTAGCATTGTTAGAACAGAACCCTGCATTCATTAAACAGTTTGAACAGCTTGGTTTAGTGTCTGTCATATTCCAAGTTCTGCTG GATCATCAACAAAACCCTCTGAATAGTGCTATGCAGAGTATTGCAGGAATTATAAATTGTTTGGTCAGCCATAAAGAAACAAACATGCAAGAACTATATGAACAAG GTTTGATAGATTACTTCACTACGTTAATTTTTGAGGTGTCAGCCGTATGTTTTGAGGGAGATGAACATGGAGGGGACAGTAAAACAGCTGTTGTAATGTTACAAATGTTACTAGATACTTTAAACagtatatttaaatatgtatCGGATGTTGTCAGGAAAGCTTTACAG TCTAAGAAATCAGGAGGTGAGGCTGGAAACAAAGAAGCAGAGGATGCAGAGATGTTACTACTGAATAACAAACCATTAACAGATCTGACATCATTGTTAACACAGTTG CTGTGCCATGAGGATACAGATATCCATGATCTATCTACCAAGTGTATATCTCTACTAGTTCAGTTGTTTGGTGGAGAAAACAAAGATTCATTATCCCCTGAAAATATG GACTATTATCGTAAGGCTCTTCAGAAAGCAGATGCCAAGAAACAAAAGGTTTTACTAAGGATCATTAAAAGATTG TTAAGTACAGAAAAAGCACACATAGACATGATGAAACAGCATGGTGACGTGTTGGCAAATACCATAAAAAACCTCGTGCAGACAGGAAC atcACATGCAGATGTAGCCTTGTCATCTTTAGCTGGTGAAATACTCAAGATGACTGGATatcttaaataa
- the LOC143068231 gene encoding serine/threonine-protein kinase ULK4-like isoform X1: MENFVLYEELGRGESSIIYKGRRKGTIHFVAIHCIEKCKRAEVTNTVRMTHDISHTNVVKFYEWYETSNHLWLVVELCTGGSLEMLTQQDKYLPESSVRTFGIDLVTGIHYIHSLGILFCDLRPSKILLDGSGILKYADFGLSKVEGENLEELFEKFSEAGGGEEDGTTPRKYKTQGSATYMAPEVLQGADCTIASDLWSLGVVFYECFTGHPPFLAESFQQLKDKIINKDMPVPKVKGTRFSAKPSPDFLNLLESLMQKDPDKRLGWPGLVTHPFWQDKCSHLAKDLVLSQEVQGSTIATTRSSVFIDGTGSVLGKVKTLDTGKSTERPVSNLDLLDVTRPGSTMGDYMRPKTAPGSEGGENLFTLSARPHTSVAPDERVGTPHKPTQSPLSTREPIGATPDQSEATDSRNEILDLIYHPSDFQVSQIVDNSKIQKPTTAKYDSKILPVPPYSVEKLNSMSEKEWTKHVKSIVECLSIGEKGPPSQKRIHLLHYLTGISTNSMVATALVKQGILTSLCKVVKDTTHLDVKGKAARVIGLLSYNTADLDESVNLSEPLTILTECIRENAKNAKLKQTLLPALGEILYLVATQEQTRHSPVENWNVPSMTYTVVTRSCREGEDVTVHHIAAKIVENVVVTTGYHAQKFVTNEMGQALWFIFKHSTVDSLRITAISALCRITKQNPNVFQSVIDTVGVTTILSTLSFGITRIQQAIVTMFGVLIASGSFINRLVQDKDFLQKLLRLLDSPSTVIRAKAFVVIHEVVKNNFDMLLQCCQLRLVMYIERDSRRQTPRDKKAEGGTEAGEYMGQCLEFLINYVVEILPAVFKEILTSLDAVNGRKHPNAVQAKQLKGTLPLISIVLHLVTSPVFRPRIMCVEFIKNLSTLLSHVKSIETGETNIEAANDRFCHIGSITASEFVNTSMSVLEGLSQHPVILAEYSEVILEKILPTLADLIGSQNGDTRALSLRLFTEVASVYLSQDQFGVGDVKVNTSLLHKTIGDNLLPQFEQILLDQDPLPAYGLKLLLALLEQNPAFIKQFEQLGLVSVIFQVLLDHQQNPLNSAMQSIAGIINCLVSHKETNMQELYEQGLIDYFTTLIFEVSAVCFEGDEHGGDSKTAVVMLQMLLDTLNSIFKYVSDVVRKALQSKKSGGEAGNKEAEDAEMLLLNNKPLTDLTSLLTQLLCHEDTDIHDLSTKCISLLVQLFGGENKDSLSPENMDYYRKALQKADAKKQKVLLRIIKRLLSTEKAHIDMMKQHGDVLANTIKNLVQTGTSHADVALSSLAGEILKMTGYLK, encoded by the exons ATGGAAAATTTTGTACTTTATGAAGAGCTTGGACGTGGAGAAAGTTCCATCATTTATAAGGGAAGAAGAAAAGGAACCATACATTTTGTTGCAATTCATTGTATTGAGAAATGTAAACGTGCAGAAGTTACCAATACT GTTCGTATGACTCATGATATAAGCCATACTAATGTTGTAAAGTTTTATGAATGGTATGAGACTAGTAATCACCTATGGTTGGTAGTAGAACTTTGTACTGGTGGCAGTCTGGAGATGTTAACACAACAAGACAAATATCTGCCAGAAAGTTCCGTCAGAACATTTGGTATAGACTTAGTGACAGGGATACATTACATACATTCACTGGGAATACTTTTCTGTGATCTCCGACCTTCCAAG ATATTGTTGGATGGTTCAGGTATTTTAAAGTATGCAGATTTTGGCTTGTCAAAAGTTGAAGGTGAAAATTTAGAGGAATTATTTGAGAAATTTTCAGAAGCAGGAGGTGGAGAAGAAGATGGGACAACTCcaagaaaatacaaaacacaag GATCTGCTACATACATGGCACCAGAAGTATTACAGGGTGCAGATTGTACTATTGCAAGTGATCTATGGTCTCTTGGTGTGGTTTTCTATGAATGTTTTACAG GTCATCCTCCGTTTCTAGCAGAATCATTCCaacaattaaaagacaaaatcatAAATAAAGACATGCCAGTACCTAAAGTTAAAG GTACCAGATTTTCAGCTAAACCATCACCAGATTTCCTGAATTTATTGGAGAGTTTAATGCAAAAAGACCCTGATAAAAG ATTGGGGTGGCCTGGTTTAGTAACACATCCATTTTGGCAGGACAAATGCAGCCATCTAGCCAAAGATTTAGTTTTATCACAGGAGGTCCAAGGCAGTACAATAGCTACAACCAGGAGTAGTGTGTTTATAGATGGCACAGGGTCAGTTCTTGGTAAAGTGAAAACTCTTGATACTGGGAAGAGCACAGAAAGACCTGTATCTAATTTGGATTTGTTGGATGTAACAAGACCAG GTTCAACAATGGGAGATTACATGAGGCCTAAGACAGCCCCAGGATCAGAAGGTGGAGAAAATTTATTTACACTCAG TGCAAGACCACATACATCAGTAGCTCCAGATGAGAGAGTAGGAACTCCCCATAAACCAACCCAGTCACCATTATCTACCAGAGAACCTATAGGGGCCACACCAGATCAGAGTGAGGCTACAGATTCTAGAAATGAAATTCTAGATCTTATATATCACCCAAGTGACTTCCAAGTCTCACAGATAGTTGACAATTCAAAG ATACAGAAACCAACTACAGCAAAATATGATTCAAAGATATTACCTGTACCTCCATACTCAG TTGAAAAACTAAATTCCATGTCAGAAAAAGAATGGACAAAACATGTTAAGAGTATAGTAGAATGTTTAAGTATTGGTGAGAAAGGTCCTCCTTCACAGAAAAGAATACATCTGTTGCACTATCTGACTGGTATATCTACAAATTCTATGGTGGCCACAGCTCTTGTCAAACAAGGGATTCTTACTAGCCTCTGCAAAGTTGTAAAGGATACAACACATTTAGATGT GAAGGGAAAAGCAGCTAGAGTAATTGGTTTACTATCCTACAACACTGCTGATTTAGACGAAAGTGTTAACTTGTCTGAA cCTTTGACAATCCTCACAGAATGTATACgagaaaatgcaaaaaatgcCAAGTTGAAACAGACACTATTACCTGCACTTGGTGAAATACTTTATTTAGTAGCAACACAG gaACAAACTAGACATTCCCCTGTTGAGAACTGGAATGTACCTAGTATGACATACACAGTAGTAACCAGGTCATGCAGAGAAGGG GAGGATGTTACAGTACACCATATTGCTGctaaaattgttgaaaatgttGTTGTAACAACTGGATATCATGCACAG AAATTTGTGACAAATGAAATGGGACAAGCATTATGGTTTATATTCAAACATTCCACAGTGGATTCCTTACGGATTACTGCAATATCA GCTTTATGTAGGATAACAAAGCAGAATCCCAATGTATTCCAGAGTGTAATAGACACAGTAGGAGTAACAACCATATTATCAACATTATCATTTGGTATCACACGAATACAGCAGGCTATAGTAACAATGTTTGGTGTCCTGATAGCCTCTGGTTCTTTCATTAATAGACTGGTACAAGACAAG gATTTCCTACAGAAATTATTGAGGTTATTAGACAGTCCATCCACAGTTATCCGAGCCAAAGCATTTGTTGTGATCCATGAAGTTGTaaagaataattttgatatgtTATTACAGTGTTGTCAGCTAAG ATTAGTGATGTATATAGAGAGAGATAGTAGACGTCAAACACCAAGAGATAAGAAAGCAGAAGGTGGTACAGAAGCTGGAGAATATATGGGCCAGTGTCTAGAATTCCTGATCAATTATGTAGTAGAAATTCTACCTGCTGTATTTA AAGAAATACTAACATCACTTGATGCAGTGAATGGAAGAAAACATCCCAATGCTGTACAAGCTAAACAACTAAAGGGAACTCTACCATTGATTAGTATTGTACTTCATCTGGTTACAAGTCCT gtaTTCAGGCCAAGAATTATGTGTGTAGAATTTATCAAGAATTTATCTACATTGTTGTCTCATGTGAAGAGTATTGAAACAGGGGAGACAAATATTGAGGCTGCTAATG ATAGATTTTGTCATATAG GTTCCATAACAGCTAGTGAGTTTGTCAACACCAGTATGTCTGTACTGGAAGGTTTGTCTCAACACCCAGTCATATTAGCAGAATATAGTGAAGTCATACTGGAGAAAATACTGCCTACATTAGCTGATCTCATTGGTAGTCAGAATG GGGATACAAGAGCTCTGTCATTGAGGCTATTTACTGAGGTGGCATCAGTTTACCTTAGTCAGGACCAGTTTGGTGTCGGAGATGTTAAAGTTAATACATCTTTACTTCATAAGACCATCGGTGATAACCTTTTACCGCA GTTTGAACAGATTTTGTTGGACCAAGATCCATTGCCAGCATATGGTTTAAAACTTTTGTTAGCATTGTTAGAACAGAACCCTGCATTCATTAAACAGTTTGAACAGCTTGGTTTAGTGTCTGTCATATTCCAAGTTCTGCTG GATCATCAACAAAACCCTCTGAATAGTGCTATGCAGAGTATTGCAGGAATTATAAATTGTTTGGTCAGCCATAAAGAAACAAACATGCAAGAACTATATGAACAAG GTTTGATAGATTACTTCACTACGTTAATTTTTGAGGTGTCAGCCGTATGTTTTGAGGGAGATGAACATGGAGGGGACAGTAAAACAGCTGTTGTAATGTTACAAATGTTACTAGATACTTTAAACagtatatttaaatatgtatCGGATGTTGTCAGGAAAGCTTTACAG TCTAAGAAATCAGGAGGTGAGGCTGGAAACAAAGAAGCAGAGGATGCAGAGATGTTACTACTGAATAACAAACCATTAACAGATCTGACATCATTGTTAACACAGTTG CTGTGCCATGAGGATACAGATATCCATGATCTATCTACCAAGTGTATATCTCTACTAGTTCAGTTGTTTGGTGGAGAAAACAAAGATTCATTATCCCCTGAAAATATG GACTATTATCGTAAGGCTCTTCAGAAAGCAGATGCCAAGAAACAAAAGGTTTTACTAAGGATCATTAAAAGATTG TTAAGTACAGAAAAAGCACACATAGACATGATGAAACAGCATGGTGACGTGTTGGCAAATACCATAAAAAACCTCGTGCAGACAGGAAC atcACATGCAGATGTAGCCTTGTCATCTTTAGCTGGTGAAATACTCAAGATGACTGGATatcttaaataa